The sequence CAAAGTAGTATTCTTGACTCTATCTATTTGTTGAAGTCTTAGTTTTAATTCTCAACCCCTCAAAGCTTTGGTTTTGACTTGGCCCATCAAGGTGTTGGTTCTTGAATCCATCTTAATGCTTTCAAGATGTTTCTCGGCTTTGTCTCATGACCTGAACACTTTGGTCTTGCCACCTCAAAGTCTTGGTCTTAATCCTATGTCAACGCCTCAAAGTGTTTGTCCTAACTTTGACTCAAGCTCTCAAAACCGTGGTGTTGACTTTGTCAGCCCACCTTTTCCAGCACAAATAAAGTATAATTAACTTTTAAACAACATGATTAACTGATTTGCATATCTCGGCTTAATCTGTTCTGCATGGTCAATGTGGTATTACTATACAATGATTTCTCTTATTCATGTGGAATTCAAAGCTTGTGGGTTTTGGTGTTTTCAGCGGTTACGTTTTCAGTTGAGTGCAAGTGGTGTTGGCGGCCAACAGGAATAGTACAAATGTAGGTCAAGCCAAACTTGATGGGGCCCTCAACACGGAGGCGCATGAAATAAGCCCAACTAGAACATCAAAAGGCTGTCTGATCGTGACGAACTTTCTGCCGGGCATTGATTTCATGCAGGCTTATTTTGCACACGGGGTAACCAAATAGATTGTGAGTGAGCTGCAACAACGCTAAAGTAGAGTGAGAAGGAGTTGGACAGAAGGTGTGGATGTGGGCCGTATTCCCTCTAGCAAGTGTCTTTAAAGGACGTCCAGTTATGTGGGCGGTCTTCCAGTATTACATCACACTTGACTTGGCCCATACAAGGACGGATGTGAGATGGCGACAGACACTTTGACATCATTGCAATTGAAGATGCTGAAAGTCACCTTCATGAGTGGGAGCTTCCAAATTTGTATATTGAAACAAGCTCCACAGAGAGTCTGTACACACTGTAATCCAGGAACAACAACGGTCTAGcatttttgtaatgaatcATTAAGATTAACTAATATACAGCCCATGAACAGCATTCATTCAACAGTTGTCATTCAACAGCTGAGCCCATTTGAACTcagttgctaaccaaaacagcatcaCCTAccatggcagccattttgtaaaTCAGTTCTGATTGagtaaccttaaccctaaacAGCTGCTATTTGTGGAACGATGGTAgatgaaagggggagcgataCCTTTTTGGGCTTGGCCACAACCTCAGAGTTGAAGCTGGACTCGAGGCCATCTTTGCTCTCCGGCTCGCTCTCTTTGCTCTCGAGCTCTTTGCTCTCGATCTCTTTGCTCTCAATCTCGTCCTCGCTAACGATGGGTCCGTTGTCGCTGATGGGCGTCTGGAAGTCGTCGTCGGGGAGAGGAGGGTAGCTGTACTTGAACAGGTCCTGAAATGGGCCCAGAGAGCATATGTCAACATGGGAGGGTGTTTTGAAGGCACACAGTCGATCAAGTATTTAATGAATATGTATCTACGCAAACTAATTTAGATACAAGAGATAAAAATGATCACAGGAAGAAACCATATATATTTTGTCGCTCCACGTACATTTCCTCCCATGTGCGGCGGTATGTACTCTGGGTTAATGTACGACTGGAGTTCAGATCTGGATGCAAATTTAAGCTTGCTGATGGCCTCTGGACCCAACCACGTTTTCACAATCTTCCACGCGGCTACATAAgggagagagcaagagaggcGGGTTTAGGGACAGGAACGAGATCACTGAAACGCTAGGGCTCACTCTTACCGTTCATGATCCAAGGCATCTCCACAATAATCATCATGGCTGAAATCACACAAGAAGTTGTTTTTAgttcaatacaaaaaaaatggacgaacgcaaaaatgttttggctcATTGTTTTACTTACAGAGCAACTTGGGATAATAAATTTTGAAGCAACTGACAACATACTTCACAAAGTCCATGTCCTGCAACAAAGTGATACTTTAAGCGTCAGTGCATTTCTATTTGGTATGATAAACATTCCTTTTGCATTGTTGCGCTATTAAGTCATGTGTGCACACCTAAAAGCCACAGCTCGTGTATAATCAGAGAAAAGTCATTTGTGTGCCAAGAAAAACTTTCTCAGTATTGTTGCATTAAAAATTACTTTGTTGTTCTAATAATAatgcaattattatttttcgtTTATTTTAGGTTTGTGTGGGGAATTTACCATTAATTTGTTAAATGTCAGACTTTTtcttatgttttcagaatggGTCTAAAATATAATGACTGTAGGTCTATTCTTTATTTAGAAACATAAATTATAGGCACTCTGTAGTTGGGATAACATACACCCCCCATTTTGGTGGACATTTTCGCAGAAAGACTGCTTCGTATTTGTCTTCATCTTCTGACACCATAAAGAGGACGTGCATTTTATCGattaattacaaaaataattggcGGAATAATAGACTTGGCTGCGAGCCCCAAGGAGTCCGTGATGGATATTCAGCGTAGCGTTTCACGCTGACTGCAATCATCACGACAAGAGATTTATCAATAGAGGCGACCTGAAGGGGCTCAAATAATTGGCAGGCGTCCTCATTGCTATGCAGTGGACGCTCGCGCGCTCCTCGGCCTTAACAAGATCATACCGAACAGCGGTACTCCGGCTCCCGCTGAGGCTTGGCTTCCCGACCAGATTTTCTAAACTCTTCATTTTGTATGCACGCTCTatagctgtttttttccccctctctttctctttctatgCATCTCGCTGGTTTAGGCCCGAAACTCGTTTGTACGCTGGAGAGCTGTGTGAGGGTGCTCACGTCTGTGACAATGCGCGTTCCAGGATTAGAAAGCCCCTTGAATTGACCAACGGGATTTAAAGGTTATTTTAATCTCCAAAGAGTAAAACCACTGAAGAGCGTCAGTCCCTGCGAGTGGAGCTGATGAGGACTTCACAGCATCTTAATGgctccaccccccccccccccccccctaacaTTCTGAATAAAATCTAGATGACAAAGAAAACTTACTATATTGGCCAGGCCAGACTCTGACATGTCAAAAACAACTGTCATGGGCATCCCAGGTTCTTTCTTGACATTTCGCTCCAGCCAGAAAGCCACGTACTTTTTCTTGTCAATGATTGATTTTGCATCCTTCACATGCAGCTTTACCTTAAACCACACTGGGGAGATGTAAGCAGACATTCTCAGTGATTTGCATGTAATAGAATACCTTTATGTTATCCCAACAAAAGGGTGAAAGGAAACGGCTCAAGTGTCCTACATACAAAGCTTGTTGCCCTCTCTGTCGTATCCATGGAGGAACACCGCCCCGGTCTCAAACATCCACCTGGGAATGGAACTCTCCGAGAGATCTGAGGGAGAAAAACAAGCCTGTTGGACGATGACAAATGTGGCTCGTATGTGGGAAGCTCAACACGTCACCTGAACCTCAAACTCTGGCAAGGGTAAGAACTAAAACAAGTCTGGCAAGTTCATTACAATCACAAAGAACTATGATTGGATTTCAAGAGAAAATAACACTCATTTAAGGACGATATCTGACCTCTGACACAGATTTATAATCACATTCCCCTAAAACAACTGACTgagaatttttatttgctgGATTAAAGACTACCCCAGAGCAAAGAAACCCCTCAGGGTATTTAGACAGTGAGGTTTGTTGTTAGAGGTGGACTATTCATGACGTTTAGCACACAATGGAACTCTTGTGTATGGGTGTCCGAGAAGAAGCAGGAAAGGCACTGATCTGACAACCGACGTCAACAGCTCCATTGACAGGAAGAGTTGAAACCCACCCGACCCCGACCCGGTCCCCTCACCGTTCACGCCGTACTCTTTCCTCCAGTGGAAACTCTCATCAATCATTTTCAAGGCGTCGTCCACCACGTAAAGTCGCCACATCAGGTAGCCCTCCACCAGGGAGTTGTCCTTCTGTAGTCTGTCCACATCTCTTTGGTCATATTTGTCTGATGATTCTGACATTTAAATGGACATCTTTTTAAACTACACATTATAATGATCTGGCTAAGAATGAACAAACATCAAATATGTAGCATACATTGATGTAGTGACATTGTACTGTAAGGAGATCGGAAAATTATGTACCTAGTGTATAACAAATTAATACATTTAGTGAAaggcaaaacaataaaatgctcTTCCGCAACTAATTATGTTCCTCAGTTCAATATAGGGAAACACAGTTAGTCTAAAGCACAGTGAACCTTTGAGTTTTAATAGTGTATTATGATCGTGTTGTGGTTAAACGATTTTAAGATCTAAGACTTTATTTGTGTTCAGAATTACATCACAGCTAGTATAAATGTAGATGAAATAAAGtaaaagtgtgtgtggctgGTTCTCTCAAGCTTATCTGGACCCTTCGTGATGATATCATCATGGCGTTGTGTCATGTTTACACAGTAGTTATTATAGTTAACATGTAATAGCTGGTTTGTATGCATGTATAACCAAACGTGAAACACCATCACTCGCTTACCTTTGAGGAATTCATTCTTAAATCTCTCTCTCGTCTGCTCAATTTTCTCCTCAATGTCCTGCCACATGAGAGTTTATGGAAGTTTACACACgcgttcaaaaagaaaaacaacattgaaTAATGCGATCCAGATTCACATTTTAATGCTGGAATACCTGATCTCCAAGGTTTTGTTCTGTTTCAGCCATGTCCAACTGTCACCGGCGCGTTTCCTTCCTTCTGACAGTTGCTGGTTAGCTCGTTCGCTACCTCGCTGCAGTTGGGGTGAATCACTGTAAAGTAGGAAACTGACGCCCGATCGAAGCCATTTTGGCTCAGATCGTTGGCCACTCCTCTccgctttgttgttgttgttttacgACAGGACAAAGGGTGGAAGGAAGGCGGATGCAGTTCGagataaaatgttaaaaaaaaaaaaaaaaaaaaaggcgtgaAAGCAATCGATTATGTGATCCGGACGTTTTTACCAGATCACGGAGGGTAAACCAGTTAGCCTAAGCCGGCGACCGCACCGCTGTTGACAAAACGAAACTCCCACAATGCGCTTTGCCTGACATGACGTACATTTCCGGGTTGGCGGGCCATTTCGAGTGACACGAACCCGATCGAAAATCAGTTTCACGCCTATACAAGTGTAAATGCTATATTGTAAATTCAGTGATTACATCACAAATGCATCTAGTCGTTTAAAGGCACGATGAAGGGCGTCACTTCGAACCAACTCTCGTTCTGTGGTAAGATCATCACATTTGATCACGCCTTAAGTGACAACCGAGTGACAAGCGAGTTGACATTCCGTAGCTTTTCGTTCCAACCGGATCAAGAAGCGTTCCTGCAGACATCGCAAGGAGCGGCTGTCATTAGCCACAAAAGCGCAGCACGCGTGGACGACGTCATAAGATCTAAAAGCGTCCAGTGTTTTCAGAGGAGGACCACCGCGCCGTGCGTCCTTGTggcaaaaaagaataaaaaggcggacttttttctttataaaCTTTTCACTGTGAGTGGCACAAACCAACTGGAGCCCTGCGTTGAGTTCTCACTCCCTTATAAGCCGAATGGGGACGTTTCCATCCTCCAGGGGCCCACTGTGCTGTGGATGCATGCTGATGCTGTGTTTCATGCACCAAGTGATTCAGGAGGGGTCATACGGGTGCCCCTCCAACTGTCCCACTGTCTTATCGGTGAGCTCCCCCTGCATAAGAAACAAGTGTTCATACTGGGACAACAACAGTGCTCCTCTCAGCAGACTGTGGCCTATTTTCTTGGGAGCGGTCGCACCTTGGACGGCGCTGTGATTTTACCTCCCCCTTATATCAGCATCACTACGTGCATCTCTGTGCTGTCAGCCCAGCAAACAGACGACGTGCTGCGGTGCACTGTGGTTGCAGCCACTGCCAATCAGCAACTGGTTTATTTGGAGAACGGCGTGGTGGAAGACACTTGCGCACTCCCGTTTCAAAGACCTGAAGATATACAAGTGGTCGACACTGGAAGAAATGGAGTCATCTTTGTTGTATCTTTCGACCAGGGCCACGTGTGTGCAGTGTGGAAGGATACATTTGAAGTACGTATGAGCAGCATGTGACCTTATCCTAATTAGGGTGGCCAGTGAAGATGGATTCCTCCCACTTTCCAAAAACATCCCTGTTATATTCATGGAAGACTAGATTCCAGCTCACTCGCggccctaatgaggacaagtgctttaaaaaaaaaaaaagactgacgGCTAATCACATTGCCCATTTCTCAGCATTATCACACagtttgacttttcttttgcagGTAACCGCCCAGTGGTCAGATGTTATCTCTGTGCACGTGGATGACTATCTTGGATGCGGTACCGAGCAAATATTGTTAATTTTTAAGGATGACTGTGTATCGGGGCAGCCGCTAGAACGTTTCATCATTACCGACCTCTGCGGGATCTCCTTTTCTGTAAGGAAAACCAACTCAGTCAATGATAcataatttctaaaatgtccttttttttcagtccAGTAGGGttgaatgatttaaaaaatatatctaatAGCAATTTGTATGGCAGATATTGTGATTTCGATTTGATTCAGTTTTCTTCAAAGCACATGATTATAGTAATGCACTTCGTAATGTCACCTAACCTGATTTTTCAACAATAGCAAAATGTTGCAATTTTAGAGAGGCGAGCACAGTGGGCAAAGAGCAAACACCTCCCCTCTCCCGGAGAACCAAATCCTCACAATTCAAGCTTTGGAGTCCAGACTGCAGGTGACATCTAAAAATCACTGCAGAAGTTGCATGACCACATCACATTTTGTCAACCTGACCCAAGTCTtttgacttcctctgtcaTGTGACGGTCATCTGTCTCTTAGAGTGGACTGAGCGAGCTGCAAGAGCTTCAAGGAGAAGTGAGAGTAAAGGAGAGAGTTGTGCAGCAGTCGGTGCGCGCGCTCACTGATGCAGTCCACAATCGAGAGCCAAATCTCACTCGGCCCGAGCAGGTACAAGCGAATATTTATCTTATTTTCAATCAGTGAGGTTGGAATCCCTTTCAACGTCTCCTCCCGAGGATTCACACCGACACTTGTCACTGATAAGTTGCATCATACACAAAGTGCAGCGTTTGTGATGAAGTaataaacaaagcaaaatgccACCAAGTTCTGTAGAGCACCACTTGAGCAACATTTCTTGCTTAAACACAAGGGTCACCATTTCTGAACCGTATTTGTCTTCTGTTGACATCCAAACTCCAAACCGCCATTGCTTGTCAGGGCTGTCACACACTTGCCATTAGTCAT comes from Syngnathus acus chromosome 21, fSynAcu1.2, whole genome shotgun sequence and encodes:
- the mospd2 gene encoding motile sperm domain-containing protein 2 isoform X1 → MAETEQNLGDQDIEEKIEQTRERFKNEFLKESSDKYDQRDVDRLQKDNSLVEGYLMWRLYVVDDALKMIDESFHWRKEYGVNDLSESSIPRWMFETGAVFLHGYDREGNKLLWFKVKLHVKDAKSIIDKKKYVAFWLERNVKKEPGMPMTVVFDMSESGLANIDMDFVKYVVSCFKIYYPKLLSMMIIVEMPWIMNAAWKIVKTWLGPEAISKLKFASRSELQSYINPEYIPPHMGGNDLFKYSYPPLPDDDFQTPISDNGPIVSEDEIESKEIESKELESKESEPESKDGLESSFNSEVVAKPKKVNFLEDTSEKVDNRIKGARKPVTTFKGTLLDISPAEELSFGWGDTEKKSLIILSNVTKNPLAFKVRTTAPEKYRVKPSSSICEPGASIDIVVSLHGGSQASPQDRFLVMAAEMDNVGSQELGQFWKEVQKTKIMEHRLRCHVLESVKPAANPQWGAGDVGSSKDINMTHVAHIGYLAPDDSLLMRLMTSNSQLQQSINTCLWVQKILVYLVLILLVLNLYCVFVLTSSQQLS
- the mospd2 gene encoding motile sperm domain-containing protein 2 isoform X2, which encodes MAETEQNLGDQDIEEKIEQTRERFKNEFLKESSDKYDQRDVDRLQKDNSLVEGYLMWRLYVVDDALKMIDESFHWRKEYGVNDLSESSIPRWMFETGAVFLHGYDREGNKLLWFKVKLHVKDAKSIIDKKKYVAFWLERNVKKEPGMPMTVVFDMSESGLANIDMDFVKYVVSCFKIYYPKLLSMMIIVEMPWIMNAAWKIVKTWLGPEAISKLKFASRSELQSYINPEYIPPHMGGNDLFKYSYPPLPDDDFQTPISDNGPIVSEDEIESKEIESKELESKESEPESKDGLESSFNSEVVAKPKKVNFLEDTSEKVDNRIKGARKPVTTFKGTLLDISPAEELSFGWGDTEKKSLIILSNVTKNPLAFKVRTTAPEKYRVKPSSSICEPGASIDIVVSLHGGSQASPQDRFLVMAAEMDNVGSQELGQFWKEVQKTKIMEHRLRCHVLESVKPAANPQWGAGDVGSSKDINMTLMRLMTSNSQLQQSINTCLWVQKILVYLVLILLVLNLYCVFVLTSSQQLS
- the fancb gene encoding Fanconi anemia group B protein, whose amino-acid sequence is MKGVTSNQLSFCGKIITFDHALSDNRVTSELTFRSFSFQPDQEAFLQTSQGAAVISHKSAARVDDVIRSKSVQCFQRRTTAPCVLVAKKNKKADFFLYKLFTVSGTNQLEPCVEFSLPYKPNGDVSILQGPTVLWMHADAVFHAPSDSGGVIRVPLQLSHCLIGELPLHKKQVFILGQQQCSSQQTVAYFLGSGRTLDGAVILPPPYISITTCISVLSAQQTDDVLRCTVVAATANQQLVYLENGVVEDTCALPFQRPEDIQVVDTGRNGVIFVVSFDQGHVCAVWKDTFEVTAQWSDVISVHVDDYLGCGTEQILLIFKDDCVSGQPLERFIITDLCGISFSRGEHSGQRANTSPLPENQILTIQALESRLQSGLSELQELQGEVRVKERVVQQSVRALTDAVHNREPNLTRPEQEGLVGLLESDDESKEEAADDKTQVMPAVPRRPQVDRLWHRVVDGRIVVGVILAADSLVSAVGASLSILTEAGHGSTPAAIQTQSRALWLPALGPSPSAAASSSSASAATFPEPAAKRSKLHDAVGPNDLNTARLAVTAVTRLAPLLNSACVKCNVMLHYAPRQEASVLAGVPALTVLHCGQVTLDIHADFKLQLLSNPELKTDEAQEDLLCLLAVLDHRVFRIDSPDHSLGDVDGWLQRRVGCKRVEVSPQHRLFASQGLSSVSLLCWRRISPFQGELAVHSSHLQMLQHLDVLLGYLPASSSIQPICGSRREGSSEMLALALEKEVASLREFVSPLLCGEQEDEESMSESVETLEPGTPEGLQKCRLAWQQDVERGMQNLNRRLDVSRYRKFIQELTIAQLDGDLAALMETQMK